The following are from one region of the Vibrio rarus genome:
- a CDS encoding M14 family metallopeptidase: MHQVTPYSIGIQGQKWTDKEVQQWRSSRNVQRSYQQEVVSKMKTVGAEFERIEYGELNYSSGRYPLFAFKSKEWNTDKPNVLVTGGVHGYETSGVQGALLFLQETASQYLAHFNFIVVPCVSPWGYEIINRWNPDALDPNRSFIKNSPAPESALLMQFMQQLNIEVYAHIDLHETTDSDEQEFRPALAARDGQVFTKGSIPDGFYTVGDTENPCEAMQRAIIQSVEQVTHIAPADPDGTIIGSKVVQHGVINYPLQALGLCAGFSKAQYTTTTEVYPDSAKATADECNRAQVAAIIGMLNYLQSL, from the coding sequence ATGCATCAAGTAACCCCTTACTCCATTGGCATACAAGGACAGAAATGGACGGATAAAGAGGTTCAGCAATGGCGTAGCAGTCGTAATGTCCAACGCTCTTATCAACAGGAGGTCGTATCTAAAATGAAGACGGTGGGGGCTGAGTTTGAGCGTATTGAATACGGTGAATTGAACTATTCATCAGGACGCTACCCTTTATTTGCCTTCAAATCTAAAGAGTGGAATACCGATAAACCCAATGTGCTAGTGACAGGTGGGGTGCATGGGTATGAAACCAGTGGGGTGCAAGGTGCATTACTGTTTTTGCAAGAAACGGCTTCGCAATACTTAGCCCATTTTAACTTTATTGTTGTACCGTGTGTTTCTCCGTGGGGGTATGAAATTATTAATCGCTGGAACCCAGATGCCCTCGATCCTAATCGCTCTTTTATTAAAAATAGTCCTGCACCAGAGTCCGCCTTGCTTATGCAATTTATGCAGCAGTTGAACATTGAGGTTTACGCTCATATTGATTTGCATGAAACAACAGATAGTGATGAACAAGAATTTCGTCCAGCCCTTGCCGCTCGTGATGGGCAGGTATTTACTAAAGGTTCAATACCGGATGGCTTTTATACCGTGGGCGATACAGAAAACCCGTGCGAAGCCATGCAAAGAGCGATTATCCAGTCTGTTGAACAAGTCACACACATTGCCCCAGCAGATCCTGATGGAACCATTATTGGTTCAAAGGTAGTACAGCATGGGGTGATTAATTATCCACTGCAGGCGCTTGGGTTGTGCGCAGGTTTTAGTAAAGCGCAATACACGACGACAACCGAAGTGTATCCAGATAGTGCTAAAGCTACTGCCGATGAGTGTAATCGTGCGCAAGTGGCGGCAATTATCGGTATGTTGAATTACCTACAATCTTTATAA
- a CDS encoding MATE family efflux transporter, whose product MTCTSIKNNESVSQVFWRFTIPSVAAMLINGLYQIIDGIFVGHYVGYAGLAGINMAWPIIATIMGFGILVGMGAGTLMSISRGEQQPQQASSALQTAIGLSLLFSVISMPIVAIWGRELLILQGAAGDSLTHGYDYIYVFIYSAPMAIFSAVIPMLVRNDNSPKIATALTILGALLNIALDYLYLGILHQGLQGAAIATAISQFVVTLLGVIYFISHQGEIRLTSLKFNLNKAWRIVQLGASSMLMFAYFSFVIALHNRLLMTYGSDLHVGAFAIIGYLATMYYLFAEGIAAGMQPPVSYDFGEKRYPRIKGTLWLAIKVVFISGITTVVVLNVFPEFFISWFSDSNHELIAVTISGMRLHTCALYLDGLLFLASVYFMAVGKARKAMFVSLGNMAVQLPFLYFVPQWLGVDGVWLAVPLSNLALTLIVAPMLYKDIMTLINQPQHTEALLTHTP is encoded by the coding sequence ATGACCTGCACAAGCATCAAAAATAATGAGTCCGTAAGCCAAGTTTTTTGGCGCTTTACTATTCCCTCAGTGGCCGCAATGCTGATCAATGGGCTCTATCAAATTATCGATGGTATTTTTGTAGGGCATTACGTTGGCTATGCCGGTCTTGCTGGCATCAATATGGCTTGGCCAATCATTGCTACTATTATGGGGTTCGGTATTCTAGTTGGCATGGGTGCAGGCACCCTTATGTCTATTTCTCGAGGAGAACAGCAACCTCAACAAGCCAGCAGTGCATTACAAACAGCCATTGGTTTAAGCTTACTTTTTTCTGTTATATCCATGCCTATTGTCGCGATTTGGGGGCGAGAATTACTGATACTGCAAGGGGCCGCAGGAGACTCTCTGACCCATGGCTACGATTACATCTATGTTTTTATTTATAGCGCGCCTATGGCGATATTTTCCGCTGTCATTCCAATGTTGGTACGCAACGATAATAGCCCCAAAATAGCCACAGCTCTCACTATACTGGGAGCATTACTCAATATAGCCTTAGACTACCTTTATCTGGGCATTCTTCATCAAGGCTTACAGGGGGCCGCTATTGCTACGGCTATATCACAATTCGTAGTGACACTATTAGGAGTGATCTATTTTATTTCTCATCAGGGGGAAATTCGACTCACCAGCTTAAAATTCAATCTCAATAAAGCATGGCGGATTGTTCAGTTAGGTGCATCAAGCATGCTGATGTTTGCCTACTTTTCGTTTGTCATTGCATTGCATAACCGATTGCTCATGACATACGGCAGTGATCTTCATGTTGGAGCCTTTGCCATCATTGGCTACCTTGCCACTATGTACTACTTATTTGCCGAAGGTATTGCCGCAGGAATGCAGCCACCGGTGAGTTACGATTTTGGAGAAAAACGATACCCACGTATTAAAGGGACACTGTGGTTGGCCATTAAAGTGGTATTTATCTCAGGTATCACCACTGTCGTAGTGCTAAATGTGTTCCCTGAGTTTTTTATCTCTTGGTTTAGCGATTCTAATCACGAATTAATCGCCGTGACTATTTCCGGTATGCGTTTGCACACCTGCGCCCTGTATCTTGATGGACTGTTATTTTTAGCTTCGGTGTACTTTATGGCCGTAGGTAAAGCAAGAAAAGCCATGTTTGTATCTCTGGGAAACATGGCCGTACAATTGCCTTTCCTCTATTTTGTGCCTCAATGGCTTGGCGTTGATGGCGTGTGGTTGGCCGTGCCTTTATCAAATTTAGCACTCACTTTGATCGTAGCGCCTATGCTGTATAAAGATATTATGACGCTAATCAACCAACCACAGCACACAGAGGCGCTACTCACTCACACCCCATAG
- a CDS encoding LacI family DNA-binding transcriptional regulator, with product MTPPSKKNRPTLQDVADLVGITKMTVSRYLRNPESVAEKTGQKIAQALEDIGYIENRAPAMLSKSSSKAIGVLLPSLSNQIFASFVQGVEKVTKERGYEILIAHFGYDEDEEERKIASLLAYQVDGLILTESHHTKRTLQMIKNANVPVVETMELPDNPIDIAVGMDHAQAAYMAVKTLINAGRKSIAYFGARLDTRTKLRMQGYDKALQEAGLELKHILTTERSSSLLSSALLDKALHTYPDLDGVFCTNDDIAIGTILSAQQRGIEVPTQLSVIGYNALDLGQAIRPRLSSIKTPRYEIGATSADLLIQRLQGTLTTSPKVDLGYNLIQGESV from the coding sequence ATGACACCTCCTTCGAAAAAAAACAGACCGACCCTACAAGACGTCGCGGATTTAGTGGGCATAACAAAAATGACGGTATCTCGTTATTTGCGTAACCCCGAATCGGTAGCGGAAAAGACCGGTCAAAAAATTGCACAAGCATTAGAAGATATCGGATATATAGAAAACCGAGCTCCGGCTATGCTGTCAAAATCATCGAGCAAAGCCATCGGTGTATTGCTTCCTTCTCTTTCTAACCAAATATTTGCTTCTTTTGTGCAAGGGGTTGAAAAGGTTACAAAAGAGCGAGGCTATGAAATTTTAATTGCTCACTTTGGTTATGATGAAGATGAAGAAGAACGCAAAATAGCGTCTTTGCTCGCCTATCAAGTAGACGGCCTTATTTTGACGGAGAGCCATCATACTAAACGCACATTGCAGATGATAAAAAATGCCAATGTACCCGTTGTTGAAACCATGGAACTTCCTGATAATCCCATTGATATTGCGGTTGGGATGGATCATGCCCAAGCCGCTTATATGGCAGTAAAAACACTGATTAACGCGGGCAGGAAATCCATTGCTTATTTTGGTGCTCGTCTGGATACCCGTACTAAATTACGCATGCAAGGCTATGACAAAGCTTTGCAAGAGGCGGGTTTAGAATTAAAACATATATTAACAACAGAACGCTCAAGCTCTTTATTAAGTTCTGCTTTGTTGGATAAAGCGTTACATACTTACCCAGATCTGGATGGGGTGTTTTGTACCAATGATGATATCGCAATAGGGACGATATTAAGCGCACAACAGCGTGGCATAGAGGTTCCAACACAATTGTCGGTTATCGGTTATAACGCATTAGATCTAGGGCAGGCTATCCGTCCAAGATTAAGTAGTATAAAAACGCCAAGGTATGAAATCGGCGCAACCAGTGCGGATCTGCTGATTCAACGTTTACAAGGGACATTAACCACCAGTCCTAAGGTGGATTTAGGCTATAACCTTATTCAAGGTGAAAGCGTCTAG
- the edd gene encoding phosphogluconate dehydratase: MIHPTVQVVTERLIERSLESRSAFIARTKQQAQQGKVRVSLSCGNLAHAVAASCSSEKEHILDFTHSNVALISAYNDMLSAHKPYQTYPQQIKQILSKLGHTAQVAGCVPAMCDGVTQGQAGMDMSLFSRDLIAQSTALSLSHNMFDATLLLGICDKIAPGQLMGALAFAHLPTAFVPAGLMPTGISNEKKVSVRQKYAAGEVDKSALLDMECQAYHSPGTCTFYGTANTNQLVFEAMGLMLPGSAFIHPQSELRDALTEYAAQKIASMTTGSSQFRSLSEVVTEKSIINGIVALLASGGSTNHTIHMVAVARAAGIQLTWQDISDLSNTVPLLAKVYPNGPADMNAFQEAGGVPALLHRLNQAELLHQDVTPAFGSFADQMTLPHLESGKLVWRECKGSEDAEVISASGAVFQTTGGTRMLHGNLGRAVVKISAIKEDQRVIEAPAVVFQSQHDVEAAYHRGELNKDCVVVVTHNGPAANGMPELHKLMPILGNIQKEGFKVALVTDGRLSGASGKIPSAIHISPEAIRGGAIGLVRTGDLIRLDCQTSELNNLSDTSGRSAFDFNAELEQQTWGRNLFKTIRQTVSSAEEGASFIL; the protein is encoded by the coding sequence ATGATTCATCCAACAGTTCAAGTCGTCACAGAACGCTTAATTGAACGTAGTCTCGAAAGTCGCTCAGCGTTTATTGCAAGAACCAAACAACAAGCACAGCAAGGTAAAGTACGAGTATCTTTATCTTGTGGCAACCTAGCCCACGCTGTTGCAGCATCTTGCTCATCAGAAAAAGAACATATATTAGATTTTACGCACTCTAACGTTGCGCTTATTTCAGCGTACAATGATATGTTAAGTGCGCATAAGCCTTACCAAACTTACCCACAACAAATTAAGCAAATCCTGAGTAAATTGGGGCACACTGCACAAGTTGCAGGTTGCGTTCCTGCTATGTGTGATGGGGTGACGCAGGGTCAGGCAGGCATGGATATGTCTCTGTTTTCTCGTGACTTAATCGCACAATCCACTGCCCTTTCACTTAGTCATAATATGTTCGATGCCACTTTATTGCTGGGTATTTGTGACAAAATTGCCCCAGGGCAACTTATGGGCGCACTTGCTTTCGCCCATTTGCCTACCGCTTTTGTGCCTGCAGGCCTTATGCCTACTGGGATCAGTAATGAAAAAAAAGTCAGTGTTCGCCAGAAATATGCGGCAGGTGAAGTAGATAAAAGTGCACTATTGGATATGGAGTGCCAAGCGTACCATTCACCAGGCACCTGCACATTTTATGGTACAGCCAACACCAACCAACTTGTTTTTGAAGCTATGGGACTGATGCTTCCTGGCTCTGCTTTTATTCACCCACAATCAGAACTTCGTGATGCACTCACTGAGTATGCTGCGCAAAAAATTGCATCAATGACCACAGGATCGAGTCAATTCCGTTCTCTTTCTGAAGTTGTTACTGAAAAAAGCATCATCAATGGGATTGTGGCTCTGCTTGCATCAGGTGGCAGTACTAACCATACCATTCATATGGTGGCCGTTGCTCGTGCAGCTGGTATTCAATTAACTTGGCAAGATATTAGTGACCTATCTAATACTGTGCCATTGCTGGCTAAAGTGTATCCAAACGGCCCTGCCGATATGAATGCATTCCAAGAAGCGGGCGGTGTACCAGCACTATTGCACAGACTCAACCAAGCTGAACTGCTTCATCAAGATGTTACTCCTGCTTTTGGTAGCTTTGCCGATCAAATGACATTACCGCATCTAGAATCAGGGAAACTGGTTTGGCGTGAGTGCAAGGGCAGCGAAGATGCAGAGGTCATTTCAGCCTCTGGCGCTGTATTCCAAACAACAGGGGGCACTCGAATGCTCCATGGTAATTTAGGTCGTGCTGTCGTTAAGATCTCCGCAATAAAAGAAGATCAAAGAGTCATCGAAGCTCCAGCCGTGGTATTCCAATCTCAACATGACGTTGAAGCGGCTTATCATCGCGGTGAGCTTAATAAGGACTGTGTCGTGGTTGTGACTCACAATGGTCCTGCTGCAAACGGAATGCCAGAGCTCCATAAGTTAATGCCAATTCTTGGTAACATTCAAAAAGAAGGCTTTAAAGTGGCGTTAGTGACTGATGGTCGTTTATCTGGCGCATCAGGTAAAATTCCATCGGCTATTCATATATCACCGGAGGCGATTCGTGGGGGGGCTATTGGTTTAGTCAGAACAGGCGATCTAATTCGATTGGACTGCCAAACATCAGAATTAAACAATCTTTCAGACACTAGCGGTCGTTCTGCATTTGATTTTAACGCTGAATTAGAACAACAAACTTGGGGTCGAAACTTGTTTAAAACCATTCGTCAAACAGTAAGCAGCGCAGAAGAAGGCGCCAGTTTTATTCTCTAA
- a CDS encoding gluconokinase, producing the protein MAGGSIIVMGVSACGKSTIGAQLAQRLGYKFIDGDDLHPRSNIQKMASGTPLNDDDRIPWLERISDAAYSLESKNEHSIIVCSALKKKYRDQIRSGNNNVVFLFLDGDLELITTRMQQRQNHFMKMNMITSQFDALERPDSEPNTLVISIDDTIDNIVERAVIAINEYKKGIK; encoded by the coding sequence ATGGCAGGTGGCAGTATTATTGTTATGGGTGTGAGTGCTTGTGGAAAAAGCACTATCGGCGCTCAATTAGCACAACGTTTAGGATATAAGTTTATTGATGGTGATGACTTACATCCTCGTAGCAACATCCAAAAAATGGCATCCGGAACACCACTGAATGACGATGATCGTATTCCTTGGTTAGAACGAATTAGTGATGCAGCGTATAGCCTAGAAAGCAAAAATGAACATAGCATCATCGTTTGTTCAGCCTTAAAAAAGAAGTATCGTGACCAAATTAGATCTGGCAATAACAACGTTGTTTTTCTGTTTTTAGACGGCGACTTAGAGTTGATCACTACGCGTATGCAGCAACGTCAAAACCATTTCATGAAAATGAATATGATCACCAGTCAATTTGACGCACTAGAAAGGCCCGATTCCGAACCAAACACCTTAGTTATTAGCATTGATGACACCATCGACAACATTGTTGAACGCGCTGTAATAGCTATAAATGAGTATAAGAAGGGCATAAAATGA
- a CDS encoding MFS transporter, translating into MTQQKMPMQVWILTLAAFAIGTAEFVIAGILPQIATSLSITEGQAGYLISAYALAIVIGGPILTIYLARFNKKNVLIGLMALFILGNVLSALAPTYTLLLVSRVISGLVQGPFYGIGAVVATNLVSEKMAGRAVGQMFAGLTLANVLGVPAGTWVSLTFGWSTTFFTVAAFGAVAMIFIMLSIRSTGHSEAKSIKTQLQAFKNPMLLISLAITAFAWSGFMTLYGYIAPIAMHVTGFEQDAVTWILVLVGVGLIIGNTLGGRSSDKSLAKASLFWATAMIASLLLVGVFTGSKVLFIGALFIFGIASFANVPAMQLRVMNHGGEGQELAATANISAFNLANAFGGFLGGMVLDGQLGASMIPYAAAIVPLIGLVLIVKANRAEKHSTVQVEDLSTAVTAN; encoded by the coding sequence ATGACACAACAAAAAATGCCAATGCAGGTATGGATACTAACACTCGCTGCGTTTGCCATAGGTACTGCAGAATTTGTTATTGCGGGGATTCTGCCCCAAATAGCGACCTCACTGTCCATTACTGAAGGACAGGCCGGTTACTTAATTAGTGCTTACGCCTTAGCCATTGTAATCGGTGGTCCAATCTTAACCATCTACTTGGCTCGATTTAATAAAAAGAATGTGCTTATTGGTCTTATGGCACTCTTCATTTTAGGTAATGTGCTTTCAGCACTCGCCCCAACCTATACTTTACTATTAGTGAGCCGTGTCATTTCAGGCCTAGTACAAGGGCCTTTCTATGGCATTGGAGCTGTGGTTGCCACGAACTTAGTCTCTGAAAAAATGGCCGGACGTGCCGTAGGCCAAATGTTTGCAGGATTGACCTTGGCCAACGTTCTCGGTGTGCCGGCGGGTACATGGGTTAGCTTAACGTTTGGCTGGAGCACCACGTTCTTCACCGTCGCCGCTTTTGGGGCTGTCGCAATGATATTCATCATGCTCTCTATCCGCTCAACTGGGCACAGTGAAGCGAAAAGCATCAAAACACAGCTACAAGCATTTAAAAACCCTATGCTATTGATTAGCTTGGCTATTACCGCTTTCGCCTGGTCTGGATTCATGACTCTATATGGTTATATTGCCCCTATCGCAATGCACGTAACAGGTTTTGAACAAGACGCAGTTACTTGGATTTTAGTCCTAGTTGGTGTGGGCTTAATCATTGGTAATACTTTAGGTGGTCGCTCTTCAGATAAAAGCTTAGCAAAAGCGTCACTATTTTGGGCTACCGCTATGATTGCTTCACTACTTTTAGTGGGCGTATTTACCGGCAGTAAAGTTCTGTTTATTGGTGCCTTATTTATCTTCGGTATCGCATCATTTGCCAACGTACCTGCCATGCAACTACGTGTAATGAACCACGGTGGTGAAGGGCAAGAATTAGCGGCAACCGCCAATATTTCAGCCTTCAACTTAGCCAATGCATTCGGTGGATTCTTAGGGGGTATGGTACTTGACGGACAATTAGGTGCTAGCATGATTCCATACGCGGCGGCCATTGTCCCTCTAATTGGATTGGTGTTGATTGTTAAAGCAAACAGAGCCGAAAAACACAGCACAGTACAAGTTGAAGATTTAAGCACGGCCGTTACCGCTAACTAA
- a CDS encoding LysR family transcriptional regulator yields MNKLSDMAMFATIVKLKSMAGAGRELGMSAASVTTRLRALEDRYGVKLLNRTTRHISLTDIGEIYYRSCLEILDSVNETEHLIKQGVRATQGPIKIVAPKDISKLIILPILSEFIAEYPEVTPHLYFDDHVHNIADRGVDIVIRYGELNDSNVISRRLGKSERTLCASPEYLKEHGIPQTPNDLLEHDALVMSSDHEALKTWYFRKGSKLESVVVKAKYLSDDGEIIKELALRGQGIAMKSLLDIKEDIQHGRLVTVLDDYVKNFNSATTENSTDLKVYYLDKRHQPKRIRLFLDFLYHKFAELEKAEKA; encoded by the coding sequence ATGAATAAACTTTCAGATATGGCTATGTTTGCCACAATTGTTAAGCTGAAAAGTATGGCTGGAGCGGGGCGAGAGCTCGGTATGTCGGCGGCTTCAGTGACCACACGCTTGCGAGCTTTAGAAGATCGCTATGGGGTAAAACTGCTCAATCGAACAACCCGACATATCTCATTAACCGATATTGGTGAAATCTACTATCGCTCTTGTTTAGAGATTCTTGATAGCGTGAATGAGACGGAGCATTTAATAAAACAGGGCGTAAGAGCTACTCAAGGTCCCATTAAGATCGTAGCCCCTAAAGACATCAGTAAATTGATTATTTTGCCGATATTGTCAGAATTTATCGCCGAGTATCCAGAGGTGACGCCCCACTTATATTTTGATGACCATGTGCATAATATTGCTGATAGAGGAGTGGATATTGTTATTCGCTACGGTGAGCTGAATGACAGTAACGTCATTTCTAGGCGTTTAGGTAAGAGCGAAAGAACGCTGTGTGCCTCTCCTGAATATTTAAAAGAACATGGTATACCTCAAACCCCGAACGATTTGCTAGAACACGACGCATTAGTGATGTCCAGTGATCATGAAGCATTAAAAACGTGGTATTTCAGAAAAGGTTCAAAGCTTGAGTCGGTGGTGGTGAAGGCGAAATATTTGTCTGATGATGGTGAAATCATTAAAGAACTCGCACTGCGAGGACAGGGGATTGCAATGAAGTCTCTACTGGATATTAAAGAAGATATTCAGCATGGCAGATTAGTGACTGTTCTTGATGATTATGTAAAAAACTTCAATTCTGCGACCACAGAGAATAGTACCGATCTAAAGGTCTATTACTTGGATAAAAGGCATCAACCTAAGAGAATTAGGCTGTTTCTAGATTTTCTTTATCATAAATTTGCCGAGTTAGAGAAAGCTGAAAAAGCCTGA
- a CDS encoding quaternary amine ABC transporter ATP-binding protein — translation MTKPLIKISGLYKIFGPKPESVLPMVKAGLSKDEVLAKTGHTVGLKDINLQINNGEIFVIMGLSGSGKSTLIRHFNRLIDPSEGQIEVEGTDIMQFEPKELESFRRLKMSMVFQRFGLLPHRKVIDNVAYGLEIQGIDKTQRLLKATEWVDTVGLKGYEDQYPSQLSGGQQQRVGLARALCTDAEILLMDEAFSALDPLIRSEMQDQLIELQEKLHKTIIFITHDLDEALRIGDKIAILKDGELVQQGTPDEILLNPATDYVEAFVKDVNRARALTVETVMQKPALRITTSTIEGALKQMRNSKHDYGYHVTDEGYQGLITEESLQEAAADEAMDNIEPCLYEDVPTISCESAIEEVLTEAISSDYSLPVINEEGELEGTLEREKVADIFSGKEEDKEKANAH, via the coding sequence ATGACTAAACCACTCATAAAAATCTCTGGCCTTTACAAGATTTTTGGACCTAAACCTGAGTCCGTTTTACCTATGGTGAAAGCTGGTTTAAGCAAGGATGAAGTGCTCGCTAAAACTGGGCATACCGTTGGCCTCAAAGACATTAATTTGCAAATCAATAATGGTGAGATTTTTGTCATTATGGGGTTATCTGGTTCTGGAAAATCAACATTAATTCGTCACTTCAACCGTCTGATCGATCCTAGTGAAGGACAAATAGAGGTTGAAGGTACCGATATCATGCAGTTTGAACCCAAAGAGCTGGAATCATTTCGTCGACTTAAAATGTCGATGGTGTTTCAGCGCTTCGGGCTGCTTCCTCACCGTAAGGTGATTGACAATGTAGCTTATGGTTTAGAGATCCAAGGCATTGATAAAACACAACGCCTATTAAAAGCCACAGAATGGGTAGACACTGTGGGTCTTAAAGGTTACGAAGATCAATACCCTTCGCAGCTTTCAGGTGGTCAACAGCAACGGGTTGGCTTAGCTCGCGCTTTGTGTACCGACGCGGAAATTTTGCTAATGGATGAGGCTTTTTCAGCCCTTGACCCACTCATTAGAAGCGAGATGCAAGATCAATTAATTGAACTGCAAGAGAAACTGCATAAAACCATCATTTTTATTACTCATGATCTAGATGAAGCACTGCGCATTGGTGACAAGATAGCGATTTTAAAAGATGGTGAACTCGTGCAACAAGGGACACCCGATGAGATTTTGCTCAACCCTGCCACCGATTATGTTGAAGCCTTTGTTAAAGACGTCAATCGCGCCCGCGCTCTTACCGTTGAGACAGTTATGCAAAAGCCTGCGCTGCGTATCACCACCAGCACCATTGAAGGGGCTTTAAAACAAATGAGAAACTCCAAGCATGACTATGGCTACCATGTTACGGACGAGGGTTATCAAGGCTTAATTACAGAGGAGAGCTTGCAAGAGGCAGCTGCCGATGAAGCTATGGATAATATCGAACCTTGCTTATACGAAGATGTACCAACAATCTCATGTGAATCTGCCATTGAGGAAGTGCTTACTGAAGCCATTTCTTCTGATTATTCCCTGCCTGTAATCAATGAAGAGGGGGAGCTCGAAGGAACCTTAGAACGAGAAAAAGTGGCGGATATTTTCTCAGGAAAAGAGGAAGATAAAGAAAAGGCTAACGCTCACTAA
- a CDS encoding ABC transporter permease, translated as MFDSSWLSSFPEIDRSTMRTIRKTLDGAYKDFSREYGDFIESLFDPLLTFLVWFEKLLLATPWFIVLAVITALIYVASRSVKLTVGGVIALLFIGYLGMWEDTMRTLSIITVCTALSIVIGIPIGIAMARSNRIQNIVTPILDIMQTMPAFVYLIPVVMLLGIGKIPGLIAVVIYAIPPVIRLTNLGIRLVDKEVMEAAVAFGASRKQRLFGVQLPLAMPTIMAGINQTVMMALSMVVIASMIGVKGLGQPVLRSITNQYFTLGLLNGLAIVVLAILIDRSTQAYAKRTQAHLGDLRHD; from the coding sequence ATGTTCGATAGCAGTTGGTTGTCCAGTTTTCCCGAAATCGATCGCTCGACTATGCGCACTATCCGTAAAACATTAGACGGCGCTTACAAAGATTTCTCCAGAGAATACGGCGACTTCATCGAATCCCTTTTTGACCCCCTCCTAACCTTCTTGGTGTGGTTTGAAAAGCTGTTGCTTGCCACCCCTTGGTTTATTGTGCTGGCGGTGATTACCGCTCTTATTTATGTGGCCAGTCGCTCAGTAAAGCTCACCGTAGGTGGCGTGATTGCCCTATTATTCATTGGTTATCTTGGTATGTGGGAAGACACCATGCGTACCTTGAGTATCATCACCGTCTGTACCGCACTGTCTATTGTTATTGGTATCCCCATCGGCATTGCCATGGCCCGTTCCAACCGCATACAAAACATTGTGACCCCCATTCTTGACATCATGCAGACCATGCCAGCCTTCGTGTATCTCATACCTGTTGTGATGCTACTCGGTATCGGCAAAATACCGGGGCTCATCGCGGTGGTCATTTACGCTATTCCACCGGTGATTCGTTTAACCAACCTAGGGATTCGCTTGGTTGATAAAGAAGTGATGGAGGCGGCGGTGGCCTTTGGTGCCAGTCGTAAACAACGCCTATTTGGAGTGCAGTTGCCCTTAGCGATGCCGACCATAATGGCGGGGATAAACCAAACCGTAATGATGGCTTTATCTATGGTAGTCATCGCCTCAATGATCGGGGTTAAAGGTTTAGGTCAACCTGTACTTAGATCCATTACTAATCAATACTTTACCTTAGGTTTGCTCAATGGATTAGCCATTGTCGTCCTGGCTATTCTCATTGACCGCTCAACACAAGCGTACGCCAAACGCACCCAAGCCCACCTAGGAGATTTAAGACATGACTAA